DNA from Nitrospira sp.:
TCGGCTTCGTCGGTTGCTTTGTTGTAGTCTTGGGCAATTCCGCGACAATATACAGCTACCTCCTGGGCGTTTTAATTGATCTGTTGATCGCTCGCGCACCACATCCGAACTCCTTACGCGACCCGCGCACGCCGGAGCCGCAGGCTGTTCGTCACCACGCTGACTGAACTGAACGCCATGGCCGCACCGGCCAGAATGGGACTGAGCAGAATGCCGAAGGCCGGGTAGAGGATGCCGGCCGCGACCGGAATGCCGACGACGTTGTAGACAAATGCCCAGACCAAGTTCTGTTTCATCGTCCGCATTGTTCGCCTGGCGAGAAGAATCGCCGATACGACACCGGGGAGATCGTTTCGCATTAACGTCACGTCGCTGGCTTCCAGGGCGATATCGGTGCCGGTGCCGATCGCGAACCCGACATCGGCCTGCGCCAAGGCTGGAGCATCGTTGATGCCATCGCCCACCATCGCGACGACCTCTCCTGCCTGCTGACGGCGTCGGACCTCGACCACTTTGCCATCCGGCAATACCCCAGCGACCACGCGGTCGATCCCGGCCTTCCGTGCGATGGCCTCCGCGGTGCGTTGATGATCCCCCGTTAACATCACCACCGTGAGCCCCAGTCGGTTCAGCCTTTGAACCGCGTCACGGGATGTGGGCTTGATCGGATCGGCTACGGCGATCAATCCCGCCAACTTGCCGTTGATCGCGATATACATCGGCGTTTTTCCCTCACCGGCTAGACGTTCCACCTCCTCTTTCACTGCGGTGAGATCCACCGCATAATCAGCCATGAGCGCCTCATTGCCGACAGCCAGCGCGGCACCATCTACCATGCCAGTTGCTCCCCGTCCCGTGACCGATTGGAATGAGTCTGCCGTCGCCAGGGGCAACGACTGCTCGTTCGCATAGCGCACGATCGCCTCAGCCAGCGGATGTTCAGAGGAGGCCTCGATCGAGGCGACCAGCCGTACGAGATCTGTTTCGGACCACTCCGTACCCAAAACCGGTACCACGTCCGTGACGGTCGGCCGCCCCTCCGTGATCGTGCCGGTCTTATCCAACACGACGGTGTTGATCTGACCGGCCCGCTGCAACGATTCGCCGCCTTTGATCAAAATACCCCCTTCGGCTCCCTTGCCGGTCGCCACCATGACGGCAGTCGGTACGGCAAGTCCCATCGCGCAGGGGCAGGCAATGATCAGGACCGCCACCGCCGCGGCAAATGCACGCATGGCCGGCGCCTGGTCAGCCGTCACAAACCAGATCACAAACGTCGCGATCGCGAGTGACAGCACGATCGGCACGAAGATCCCGCTGACCTGATCGGCGAGCCTCTGGATAGGTGCCCGTGAGCCCTGAGCATCACGCATCAGCTTGACGATATGGGCCAGGACGCTGTCCGACCCCAGCGTCGTCGCGCGATACCGGAAGGCGCCGGTCCTATTGATCGTGCCGCCGATGAGGCGATCCCCCGGCTGTTTCTCGACAGGCAATGATTCGCCCGTCACCATCGATTCATCGACCGCGCTCGTCCCCGAAATGATGGCTCCATCTACAGGAATGCGTTCTCCCGGTCGCACGATCACGATCTCCTCGCTCTGCACGTCGTTCACTGGGATGTCGACCTCAGCGCCGGCCCGCACCACCCGCGCCGTGTTCGGTTGGAGTTCCACCAGACGCCTCAAGGCCGCAGAGGTCTGGCGCTTGGCCCGCGCCTCCAGCGCATTGCCGGTCAGGATCAGCGCAATGATCATGACCACCGCCTCATAATAGAGGTCCGGCAGCACGCCCCGATTCAGAAAGAACTTCGGCGCCACAGTCGCCAGCACGGAGTAGAGGAAGGCTGCCCCTGTGCCGACTGCGATGAGTGTGTTCATGTCCGCCGAGTGATGTCGGAAGGCGGACCAGGCGCGCACGTAGAAATGCCGCCCCGCCCAACCCATGACGAGCAAGGTCAGCGCGTACGATAACACCCATGGGGTGAACGTATAGAGCCAGGGAGCGACGGCGCGGATGGTGGGGGTCATGGATTCCATGACCCATCGCATGAACGGATCGGCAACCGGTCCATGGACATCCGCCTCGGCAGCCCCCATGAGCGGCATGGACAGTGTCATGGCCAGCAGACCGATGCTTCCACTCCACAACGCCTTGTGCCTGAGTTCCCGATAGTCTTCCTCCTGTGCCCGATCCTGTGCCTCCTGCTCATCGAACGCGCTCTGATCCTGCGCGACTAGTTCCGCACCATACCCGGTTTCGTGGATCGCCTCGACCAGGACCATGGGGGAGGTCACCATAGGATCGTACGTGACGGCGGCATTCTTCAGCATGAGGTTCACTGAGGCGTCGAGGACGCCCGGCGTTGCCTGCAACGCCCGTTGCACTCGCGCCTGACAGGCGGCGCAGGTCATTCCCTTCACGGGAATCATGACCTTCTCACTGGTAGTCGCTGCATTGGTTCCGTATTCAGCCGTACCTGTCAGGTTCCGTTTCTCTCTCACCATCAAGGGAATCGTAGTCGGCATGGTTTTCTCCTCGTCAGTCTTGCACGATGAGCCGACCGCGCAACATGCTCATCCCGCAGGTAAACTCGAAATTTCCTGTCTGTGCCGGCGCGAGTTCGAGCCGGGTCTTTCGGAAGGCGGGCAAGAACTTGCGGACCCCGAAACCTGGAAAGACGATCTCTTCCGAACAACCTGACCGTTCTCGGCGGTCGAAGACGAACCGGACCGGCCTGTCCCTCTTTACGCTCACCACGGCTGGGTGATAGCCGCCTTCAACCACAATGGCGACCTCCTGGACTCCCTCCCCGTCGATGCCGGCGTTCGACACCGGCTGTCGGGCCAAAAAGAAATACCAATTGATCCAGATCATCGCCGCGATTCCGCCGATGATGACAATCCATTCCATCATGCTCATGCCACCCTCCTGGCCAACTGTGCCTCATATCCCGCCTCGTTCATAGCCAGGATAATTTCCATGGGAACGATTTCCTTCGGGTCATACACGACGGTCGCTTCGCCGACCTTCACGCTGTTCACCTGCAGGCCGTCGAGCCGGGTCAGCGCCTTCGTGACCTGTCCGACGCAATGCCCGCAGCTCATCCCGGTGATCTTCAGGGTCAATTCGTCCATGGCGAACCTCCTCAGTGAGTGAGTTTCGCGCGTCTCACAATCAAGAAACGCGCATCCTTCACCCCTTCAGACGAAAGAGGGCGACAATTATTACAGTGTCTGTCGATACAATTGGGCTGGCGTGAGGGTCAAGCTAGCCCGGATTATTCATGAATGCCGTCGCGAGGCGTTCGAGACGGAAGCCCGCCGGGGCTTCTCGCACATGAGGCCGACGGAGGCGTACTGGCAGTCCGTCGAGGAGGCCGAACGAGAAAAGCCTCGCCGGGCGAGAGGATCGGACGACGCAGCAGGTATTCATGAATAGTCCGGGCTAGGACTCGTCGTTACGGACGGTGCCGGCAGACTGGGTTATTCGCACGTGCAATTTAGGCAGCCGTGTGTACTGCAGACCCCGCAGGACTGCTCCAGGCTGGCGCGCAAGGCTTGACGGGCTCGATGCAACCGAACCGTGAGATTGCCTTGGGAGATCTTTAACTCCTCTGCGACACGTTTCGGAGATTCGTCTTCGAGATCAATGCGCCGGATGAGTTCAGCATAGTTGGAACGCAGCGTCGGCAGGAGCCGGTAAAGGCAGGTACAGACGGTGGCTTTCACCTCGTCGATTGGAGGCTCCTTGTCGTCCCCGGAGAGAGTCAGCTCCCGGAGAAAGGCTTCATTGCGGCGAGCTTCCGCGCCTTTCGACCGATAATAGTCGATGAGTGTGTGGCGAATGATTTTATGGAACCAGGCCACCACACTGTCATCATGCCGTACGGAATGGTGACGTTGAACGGCTCGGATTAGGCTTTGTTGCAATAAGTCCTCAGCCACAGCCTCGTCACCGACACGACGGCGTAGAAACATTCGGAACGCAGACTCATGCTCGAGAAGCTGTTGGATCATGCCGTTCAGGTGAGGCTCAGGAGTCGCGTTCGATGCGGTGAAGGACCCCTCGCCTTGTGGTTCTAACGACTTTCTTTTATTCAAAGAGTTCCTCATTGTTCGTAACCCACAGACCTAGACATTCAAACATACCACGCAAGGCCAGTCTTCTTCTCTCATGCGTCGGAACCTCCGTGCTCGCAGCACAGCGGGGTCTTGTCTATGGGCCCACCCATCAGACATTCCTTGTAGACGCGATAGGCCTTGAGCGCCCACTCTTCCCCCGGACAGCCTTGCATCGTCATGGCCACTTCGAGGAATTCAATCAGTTCCTCCTGTGAGACACCCCTATCATAAGCCATCTTCACATAAGCTCCGATACAGGGTTCGCAACGAATGGTGATGGAGACAACCATTGCCGTCAACAGTTTGTATTTGGCTGCGACAACCGCATCGCGATAGGTCTCCTGCCGCATGCGGAGAAGGCCGCCGGTTACCTGTGGGCTCAAGCGACGCAATTCCGCGAACAGACTCTCGCGTTCTGGGGTCATCCTTTGGCCACTCCTTTCTTCGCACCGGCTTGTGTTTCGTCTTCGAGGCTCATCAGAATCGGACAGGGACCGGTGGGCTGGCCGACTCTGCAAGCCCGGATCAAACTGTTCAGCGCGCGGGCCAGTGCCTGCAAGTCGTCAACTTTGGATTCCACCTGCACGAGTTTCGCCCGAGCTTTCTCCAGCACCTCACCACAGCGAGCCGTTGAAGCAACCCGGAGGGCGAGCAATTCAGCGATCTCGCGTAGGGTGAAGCCGAGCGCTTGGGCGTTTTTGATGAACCGTAAACGTCGTTCCTCTTCATGACTGTACAGTCTGTAGCCCGAAAGCTTCCGCGTTAATGGCGTGAGCAGATTCAAGCGTTCGTAGTAACGGACTGTTTGGACATTCACTCCGACTTTCCTTGCAAGCTGACCGATAGTCAGTTGAGCAGCCATGTCATCACCATGGCAGACAGTCTACACCTTATACTCCGGTAGAGAGTCAAGCGACTCAAAAAACATCTGATACCCCTTGACCCAGTACTACGGTACAGGCTGTAGGATGGCGTTTGCGAAAGGAGGTGATTGCGATGTGTCCATGGGTTGAACAGTTTGGCTTTTGCCCCTATGGGGCCGTATCCAAGGTGTGGCAGTGGGTGCATAGCCTCGTGAGTTGACCGCTGAGAGGACAGAAGGGCGGCGTCTCAATGTGCCGCCCTTCTGTGTCCCCGCTCAGTCAGGTGAAGCACGCTTGTGCTTACTCTTGTTCATGGCTTCCTACCGCAACACTCTCTGCGATACAGGACTCGAAATCGTGGAACGGAACTGCACGCGTCGCCAGAGGGAATAGAGCACCGGAATGACGATCAACGTGAGTACCGTCGAGCTGACCCTACCGCGGATCATGGGAGCAGCAATTCGTTTCATCACATCCGCCCCCGTACCGGTCGTCCACAAGATGGGGAGTAAGCCACCCATGATCGCGACGACCGTCATTATCTTGGGGCGTACCCGTTTGACGGCCCCTTCCATAATAGCTTCGCGCAGGTCTTGGGCTGTCACCATTCGGCCTTCACGCACTCGGCGTTCATACACTTCATCAAGATAGACCAGCATGACCACCCCGGCCTCCGCCGCCACGCCAGCCAGCGCGATGATTCCAACCCAGGGTTATCTAAACTCATCATAGCTGGGCACCAAACGAGACATTCGCTATCTTCTTATGTGATCGACCGAAATCCTGAACGCAGGTCTGACCGAGAGACGTCCATTCAACCCCTGCCCGACAGGGAAACGCCCTGTCGGGCACAGGTAACCTGCTCATTTTGTGGTGCTCCCGTGAATACTGTTTTACGAATGGCCTCTCATGTCTCGATGGGCTCGTGCCATGACCTCGGCTTGCTCAGCCGCCTTGGTGTAGATTGTCGCGAGAGTTTGGCAGTGCTGGACCATATCGATCTTGGAGGACACAACCCCGCGAGTATTCGGCCCGGGCTTCTTTTGATATTCCTCCGCCATCACAAGCATATCTTTTGCCCGTTGATGGAGGTGAGCTGCCTCCTTCACATACCAGGTTTCCAGCCCTGCGTGGTCGTTCTTGGCAACAAGGTCTTGAGGTGGACTCGCAATGACTGCGCATGCCACGACTCCAGCCACCATCAAAGCTGCCAGGACACCTCTGAATAGGTTCCATTTCTTTGTCATGATTCCCTCCTTTTCATCTACAGAGAAGCCGCCAAAAAGAAGCCTGCACTGCCAGGGACGAAAACACGGAGCCCACGCATCACGCTGTATTAGTGCGCCTTTATCGGAATGTCTTCCTGCGCTTTTTCCTGTGCCAGGTCAACGCTGTCCAGCAGCCGGCGCTCCTCTTTCCAAATGGACCGGTCCCGCCACAAGGCATAGAGAACCGGAATCACCAACAACGTGAGAATCGTTGAGCTGACCATCCCCCCGACCATCGGTGCGGCAATCCGTTTCATCACGTCCGCGCCTGTGCCGGTCGTCCACATGATCGGGAGTAAGCCGCCCGTGATCGCGGCGACCGTCATCATCTTGGGTCGCACCCGCTGGACCGCTCCCTCCATGATGGCCTCGCGCAGGTCGTGAACCGTCGTCATCAGGCCTTCGCGCACCCGCCGTTCATACGCTTCGTCGAGATAGACGAGCATCACGACGCCAGTCTCTGCTGCCACGCCGGCCAGCGCGATGATCCCAACCCAGACGGCCACACTGAGGTTGTACCCGAGATAGTCGAGATACCAGATGGCCCCGATCGCAGCGAAGGGAACGGACAGCAACACGATCAGCGATTTCGCGAGCGAGCGGAAATTGAGGTACAGGAGCAAGAGGATCAGGGCCAGGGTCACAGGAACAACGAGCTTCAGCCGCTCTTCGGCCCTCACTAAATGCTCATATTGACCGGCCCAGACCAGCCGGTATCCAGTGGGCAGCGCCACCTGCTCTCGGACGGCTCGTTGAGCGTCTTGAACATAGCCGCGCAGGTCGCGTCCACTGACTACGACCGACACCAGACCGGCCAATGCCCCTGCCTCATCCGCGATCGACGGTGGCCCCTGCGTGATCACCATTTCTGCGATTTGTCCGAGCGGGATCTGCGCGCCGCTCGGCGTGGGAATCAGCACGCGTTTGAGTCGGTCTGGGTCATCACGCAGCTCGCGTTTGTAGCGAACATTGACCGGATACCGCTCCCGCCCCTCGACTGTCGTCGTCACGGTGTCTCCCCCGATGGCGGAGGTGATCACCGCCTGCACATCTCCCACCGTCAGGCCATAGCGGGCCGCATCGCGTCGGTTGATGGTCAGGTCCAGATAATAGCCCTCATTGAGTCGTTCTGCGAATGCGCTCCTGGTGCCTGGCACGCTCGCCAAGACCTTCTCGATTTCCACGCCGATTCGCTCGATGGTCTTCAGATCCGGCCCCAGCACCTTGATCCCGACGGGACTCCGGACGCCG
Protein-coding regions in this window:
- a CDS encoding P-type ATPase, which translates into the protein MPTTIPLMVREKRNLTGTAEYGTNAATTSEKVMIPVKGMTCAACQARVQRALQATPGVLDASVNLMLKNAAVTYDPMVTSPMVLVEAIHETGYGAELVAQDQSAFDEQEAQDRAQEEDYRELRHKALWSGSIGLLAMTLSMPLMGAAEADVHGPVADPFMRWVMESMTPTIRAVAPWLYTFTPWVLSYALTLLVMGWAGRHFYVRAWSAFRHHSADMNTLIAVGTGAAFLYSVLATVAPKFFLNRGVLPDLYYEAVVMIIALILTGNALEARAKRQTSAALRRLVELQPNTARVVRAGAEVDIPVNDVQSEEIVIVRPGERIPVDGAIISGTSAVDESMVTGESLPVEKQPGDRLIGGTINRTGAFRYRATTLGSDSVLAHIVKLMRDAQGSRAPIQRLADQVSGIFVPIVLSLAIATFVIWFVTADQAPAMRAFAAAVAVLIIACPCAMGLAVPTAVMVATGKGAEGGILIKGGESLQRAGQINTVVLDKTGTITEGRPTVTDVVPVLGTEWSETDLVRLVASIEASSEHPLAEAIVRYANEQSLPLATADSFQSVTGRGATGMVDGAALAVGNEALMADYAVDLTAVKEEVERLAGEGKTPMYIAINGKLAGLIAVADPIKPTSRDAVQRLNRLGLTVVMLTGDHQRTAEAIARKAGIDRVVAGVLPDGKVVEVRRRQQAGEVVAMVGDGINDAPALAQADVGFAIGTGTDIALEASDVTLMRNDLPGVVSAILLARRTMRTMKQNLVWAFVYNVVGIPVAAGILYPAFGILLSPILAGAAMAFSSVSVVTNSLRLRRARVA
- a CDS encoding Transcriptional regulator, MerR family, translating into MAAQLTIGQLARKVGVNVQTVRYYERLNLLTPLTRKLSGYRLYSHEEERRLRFIKNAQALGFTLREIAELLALRVASTARCGEVLEKARAKLVQVESKVDDLQALARALNSLIRACRVGQPTGPCPILMSLEDETQAGAKKGVAKG
- a CDS encoding Copper/silver efflux RND transporter, transmembrane protein CusA — protein: MLVYLDEVYERRVREGRMVTAQDLREAIMEGAVKRVRPKIMTVVAIMGGLLPILWTTGTGADVMKRIAAPMIRGRVSSTVLTLIVIPVLYSLWRRVQFRSTISSPVSQRVLR